Proteins encoded in a region of the Quercus lobata isolate SW786 chromosome 8, ValleyOak3.0 Primary Assembly, whole genome shotgun sequence genome:
- the LOC115956587 gene encoding IQ domain-containing protein IQM5-like, which produces MKQESSTALQHWLEAIDPRHRYGHNLHFYYDVWSDSKSTQPFFYWLDVGDGKDLNLERCLRTVLQRQCIAYLGPKEREAYEVIVESGKLLYRQTGMLINTVEGSKWIFVLSSSRALYVGQKKKGVFQHSSFLSGGATSAAGRLVAHDGVLEVLSIT; this is translated from the exons attGATCCACGCCATCGTTATGGACACAATTTACACTTCTACTATGATGTCTGGTCTGATAGCAAGAGCACCCAACCTTTCTTCTACTG GTTGGATGTTGGTGATGGTAAAGACCTAAATCTTGAAAGGTGCCTAAGGACTGTTCTACAACGTCAATGCATCGCGTATCTTGGACCA AAAGAGAGGGAAGCATATGAAGTAATTGTAGAGAGTGGAAAGCTTTTATACAGGCAAACAGGGATGCTTATTAACACAGTTGAGGGTTCTAAGTGGATTTTTGTGCTCAGCTCATCAAGGGCTTTGTATGTGGGTcagaagaagaaaggtgttTTTCAGCACTCAAGTTTTCTATCGGGAGGTGCTACATCAGCAGCAGGGAGATTAGTTGCCCATGATGGGGTTCTTGAGGTACTATCTATAACATAG